In Lycium ferocissimum isolate CSIRO_LF1 chromosome 11, AGI_CSIRO_Lferr_CH_V1, whole genome shotgun sequence, a single genomic region encodes these proteins:
- the LOC132037316 gene encoding LOW QUALITY PROTEIN: protein LAZ1 homolog 2 (The sequence of the model RefSeq protein was modified relative to this genomic sequence to represent the inferred CDS: deleted 1 base in 1 codon) → MWHGTILHLSYVDIYRDLHEPALVIGGCFVLVALILSLLLIFQHLRYYTNPAEQKWIVGVLFMVPVYATESILSLWNPKLSLACDILRNCYEAFALYSFGSYLIACLGGERQVIALLEDESRKQISQSLLGGEEKPVTQKRTLYNFICHPYVVGKNLFTIEKFGLVQYMILKTACAFLALIMEIFGVYGDGEFKWHYGYPYITVVLNFSQMWALYCLVQFYNVTHHKLQSIKPLAKFISFKAIVFATWWQGVGIALLCYLRVLPREGKFKTGLQDFLICIEMAIAAIAHVFVFSAKPYHFVPTSVYEEITAQKAETTLHTEDGEKSAVVENVEAKFEVPGTSVTESVQDIVLEGGQKVVKDVVLTINQAIEPVEKGMTKIQETFHQTSVDDEKEEKQETEIKIEEEEENLTGENRFKQETEIKRTEFNKR, encoded by the exons ATGTGGCATGGCACCATTTTACATCTCTCT TACGTGGACATTTATAGAGATCTCCATGAGCCTGCTCTCGTAATTGGAGGTTGCTTTGTCTTGGTAGCATTGATCCTCTCTCTTCTCTTAATTTTTCAGCATCTCAGATACTATACCAATCCAGCA GAACAAAAATGGATCGTGGGGGTCCTCTTCATGGTTCCTGTCTATGCAACTGAATCA ATTTTATCCTTGTGGAACCCAAAATTATCCCTTGCCTGTGACATATTGAGGAACTGTTATGAAGCATTTGCACTCTATTCTTTTGGAAGTTACTTGATCGCTTGCCTTG GGGGTGAGCGACAGGTCATTGCACTGCTCGAAGATGAATCGAGGAAACAAATCAGCCAGTCATTGCTAGGAGGAGAGGAGAAACCTGTGACACAAAAAAGGACGTTGTATAACTTCATTTGTCATCCATATGTCGTGGGGAAGAACTTGTTTACTATAGAAAAATTTGGTCTTGTACAATAT ATGATTTTGAAGACAGCATGTGCATTCCTAGCTCTCATTATGGAGATCTTTGGGGTATATGGTGATGGAGAGTTCAAGTGGCACTATGG ATATCCTTATATCACTGTGGTACTAAACTTCAGCCAGATGTGGGCGCTATATTGTCTCGTCCAATTTTATAACGTGACTCACCATAAACTCCAGTCGATCAAACCACTAGCAAAATTTATTAGCTTCAAGGCCATTGTTTTTGCAACATGGTGGCAAGGGGTGGGTATCGCCTTGTTGTGTTATTTAAGAGTGCTTCCAAGAGAAGGAAAGTTCAAGACTGGATTGCAAGATTTTCTGATCTGCATAGAG ATGGCTATTGCTGCTATTGCTCATGTTTTTGTCTTCTCTGCGAAACCTTATCACTTCGTGCCAACATCTGTATACGAAGAGATTACTGCCCAAAAAGCAGAAACAACTTTGCATACAGAAGATGGAGAGAAATCAGCTGTAGTTGAAAATGTAGAAGCTAAGTTTGAGGTTCCAGGAACAAGTGTCACAGAAAGTGTTCAGGACATTGTTCTTGAAGGAGGTCAAAAA GTTGTGAAGGATGTGGTTTTGACAATAAACCAAGCGATCGAACCAGTAGAGAAGGGTATGACAAAGATCCAAGAGACTTTCCACCAAACATCAGTCGATGAcgagaaagaagaaaagcaaGAGACAGAAATAAagattgaggaagaagaagagaatttaACAGGAGAAAACAGATTTAAACAAGAGACAGAAATAAAGAGAACAGAATTTAACAAGAGATAA
- the LOC132037317 gene encoding uncharacterized protein LOC132037317: MAEEFSKSVENGVHLSKRIYFGKDRAVAPPKPITSMYKTASSSYLPESVMCYAVINDPGIVDNPDIPSYQPHVHGRCDPPALIPLQMNGISVEADCYLDQTAFVTVKGEWRVHCVMGSRSCDCRIAVPMGEQGSILGVDVELPRKSYCTKLVTMDDVSETETVAKIEDGCFLKPHIFTLTIPQVDGGTNISITIRWSQKLLYCNGQLTLDVPFSFPDFVTPAGKKISKREKIQLNVNSGPGTEVMCKTTSHPLKERQRQAGKLGFFYEADVLNWSSSNFVFSYTVSSSHTHGSVFLQSPPLLDSDQREMFCCTLFPGDQQCRKVFRKEVVFVVDISGSMKGKPIEDTKQALCTALSKLDSQDLFSIIAFNSEKYLFSSSLELATKKAIENATQWIGTNFIAGGGTNILNPLTQAMEMFSYTKQHIPIIFLVTDGAVEDERHICDVLKSHLMQNKMICPRLYTFGIGLFCNHYFLRMLAIMSRGHYNAAYDVDSIEVHMEQLFSRASSIILANIAFENLDGLEEFEVFPSPVPDLSSEGPLVLSGRYRGVFPEMLKAKGVLADLSNFSLDLKAVQAKDIPLDKVLARHQVELLTAQAWLTENKDLEKKIAQTSIQNAIISEYTRMIWIETERGKVVTESTSKRKVSTASKKIEEPQVQKKILLQNLGVGFGDYSATAENIPPGIAEIKPETAEILAKAASNCCGKMCDICCCMCCVRTCSKMNDQCAIVMTQFLGAMACLGCFACCELCCAGSD, encoded by the exons atggcTGAAGAATTCTCAAAATCAGTTGAAAACGGTGTACATCTATCAAAACGTATTTATTTCGGTAAAGACAGAGCAGTAGCACCACCAAAACCAATAACATCAATGTATAAAACGGCGTCGTCATCATACTTACCGGAATCCGTTATGTGTTACGCTGTAATAAACGATCCAGGTATTGTTGATAACCCAGATATACCAAGTTATCAACCTCACGTGCATGGCAGGTGTGATCCACCTGCTTTGATTCCGTTACAAATGAACGGGATTTCAGTTGAAGCTGATTGTTATTTGGATCAAACGGCGTTTGTTACTGTTAAAGGAGAGTGGCGTGTACATTGTGTTATGGGTAGTCGCAGTTGTGATTGTCGTATTGCTGTTCCTATGGGTGAACAG GGTTCAATTCTAGGTGTCGATGTTGAGTTACCCAGGAAATCTTACTGCACTAAATTAGTTACCATGGATGATGTAAGTGAAACAGAAACGGTAGCCAAAATTGAAGATGGATGCTTTCTGAAGCCCCACATATTTACCCTTACAATACCACAG GTGGATGGTGGAACCAACATCTCCATCACAATTAGATGGTCTCAGAAGTTATTATATTGCAATGGCCAGCTAACGTTGGACGTACCCTTTAGTTTCCCAGACTTCGTCACTCCAGCTGGAAAGAAGATCTCTAAAAGAGAAAAGATACAGCTTAATGTTAACTCTGGTCCTGGAACAGAAGTTATGTGCAAGACCACTAGTCACCCTTTGAAG GAGCGACAACGTCAGGCCGGAAAGTTGGGCTTCTTTTATGAAGCTGATGTCCTAAATTGGTCAAGTAGTAACTTTGTTTTTTCTTACACG GTTTCCTCGAGTCATACTCATGGCAGTGTATTTTTGCAATCACCTCCACTACTTGACAGTGACCAGAGAGAGATGTtttgttgcactctttttccggGAGACCAGCAGTGTAGGAAG GTCTTCAGAAAGGAAGTGgtatttgttgttgatataagtGGGAGCATGAAGGGAAAACCAATTGAGGATACCAAACAAGCGCTTTGTACAGCCTTGTCAAAGCTTGATTCTCAAGATCTGTTTAGTATAATAGCTTTCAACAGCGAAAAGTACCTTTTTTCATCATCGCTCGAGTTGGCAACCAAGAAGGCTATTGAAAACGCAACTCAATGGATTGGCACAAACTTTATTGCTGGTGGCGGCACAAATATTTTGAATCCATTGACTCAG GCCATGGAGATGTTTTCCTATACCAAGCAACACATTCCTATTATTTTCCTGGTCACTGATGGAGCTGTTGAAGACGAAAGACACATCTGTGATGTTCTGAAGAGTCATCTGATGCAAAACAAAATGATATGCCCGCGGCTTTACACGTTTGGGATAG GATTGTTCTGCAACCATTACTTTCTCCGCATGCTTGCGATTATGAGTCGTGGCCACTATAATGCTGCTTATGATGTTG ATTCCATTGAAGTTCATATGGAGCAGCTGTTCTCCAGGGCATCATCCATCATTCTTGCGAATATTGCCTTTGAGAACCTTGATGGTCTTGAAGAATTTGAG GTGTTTCCCAGTCCAGTTCCAGACCTTTCATCCGAAGGTCCATTAGTGTTGTCAGGCAGATACCGAGGAGTATTCCCCGAGATGCTTAAAGCTAAAGGAGTCCTTGCAGACTTGAGTAACTTCTCCCTGGATCTGAAAGCTGTACAGGCAAAGGACATACCTCTTGATAAG GTGTTGGCGAGGCATCAGGTTGAACTACTTACTGCTCAGGCCTGGTTGACTGAAAATAAGGACCTTGAAAAGAAG ATAGCACAAACAAGTATACAAAATGCCATCATTTCTGAGTATACACGCATGATATGGATAGAGACCGAAAGAGGCAAAGTAGTCACTGAATCAACCTCCAAGCGGAAG GTCTCCACTGCTTCTAAGAAGATTGAAGAGCCTCAAGTGCAGAAAAAGATATTGCTACAGAATCTTGGGGTTGGTTTTGGTGACTACAGTGCGACGGCTGAAAATATTCCTCCTGGAATCGCCGAGATAAAACCTGAAACAGCAGAGATTCTAGCGAAGGCAGCATCTAATTGCTGCGGAAAGATGTGTGACATATGCTGTTGCATGTGCTGTGTTCGGACGTGTTCAAAGATGAACGATCAGTGTGCAATCGTGATGACACAGTTCCTGGGTGCCATGGCATGCTTAGGTTGCTTTGCTTGCTGTGAATTATGCTGTGCTGGAAGTGATTGA